A single genomic interval of Bradyrhizobium sp. sBnM-33 harbors:
- a CDS encoding ABC transporter substrate-binding protein, whose translation MHTNRRDLLLAGCCAASTALLWSVTPRLRAEEPDPPPETATIRLAKTPSICIAPVYVVSDLLNAEGFTNVVYVERGVYVGSGAEQNKAIWKSDVDFNVNFSGPLVLEIDRGLSTTILAGIHVGCFELFAREGIRSVADLKGRTVGIQSLESPPHVFLSAMATLVGLNPSKDIEWVTSAKVKPIELFAEGKIDAFLGFPPEPQRLRSQNIGRVIVNSAQDRPWSQYFCCMLAGNSEFVRKNPIATKRVVRAMLRATDLCVSEPALVAQRMVDRGFTARYDYAVQTLADVPYNRWREYDPEDTIRFYALRLREAGMLKSSPAKIIADGANWRFLNEVRRELGG comes from the coding sequence ATGCATACGAATCGTCGCGACTTGCTATTGGCGGGGTGCTGCGCCGCCTCCACTGCGCTGCTTTGGAGCGTTACCCCTCGGCTCAGGGCCGAAGAGCCCGATCCGCCGCCAGAAACCGCCACAATCCGCCTCGCGAAGACCCCAAGCATCTGCATCGCGCCTGTGTACGTGGTAAGCGATCTGCTGAATGCCGAGGGGTTCACAAACGTCGTTTACGTCGAAAGGGGCGTGTACGTTGGTAGCGGCGCTGAACAAAACAAAGCTATCTGGAAAAGCGACGTCGACTTCAACGTGAATTTCTCTGGTCCACTTGTTCTTGAGATCGATCGGGGCTTGAGCACTACCATTCTGGCCGGGATTCATGTCGGCTGTTTCGAGCTATTCGCCAGAGAGGGCATACGCAGCGTCGCCGACCTGAAGGGTCGAACTGTCGGCATTCAATCGCTTGAGTCACCCCCGCATGTATTCCTGAGCGCGATGGCGACACTTGTTGGACTCAATCCCTCCAAAGATATCGAGTGGGTGACGAGCGCGAAGGTCAAACCTATCGAGTTGTTCGCCGAGGGAAAGATCGACGCCTTTCTCGGATTTCCCCCAGAACCTCAACGCTTGCGCTCGCAGAACATCGGTCGTGTTATCGTCAACAGCGCACAGGATCGCCCATGGTCCCAGTATTTTTGCTGCATGTTGGCGGGGAATAGCGAATTCGTCCGAAAGAATCCCATCGCCACCAAGCGCGTGGTGCGCGCCATGCTCCGGGCGACAGATTTGTGCGTGAGCGAGCCGGCTCTTGTTGCACAGCGTATGGTGGATAGGGGTTTCACGGCTCGCTACGACTATGCGGTCCAGACGCTTGCGGACGTGCCGTACAACCGCTGGCGCGAGTACGATCCTGAGGACACAATCCGCTTTTACGCGCTTCGTCTGCGTGAAGCTGGGATGCTGAAATCAAGCCCTGCGAAAATCATCGCGGATGGAGCCAACTGGCGGTTCCTCAATGAGGTTCGACGTGAACTTGGAGGCTGA
- a CDS encoding TetR family transcriptional regulator has product MNEVVVLTPERILEVTEDVLRRYGLAKATVVDVARALDVSHGSVYRHFPSKASLREAVAKRWLDRLSAPLLKIAESSGPAPARLDKWLRTMFSIKHKRLGDDPEMFATYLTLAREACKAVNCHKDCLVDQIAMILSDGVKHGVFQVADVKATARAIFDATSRFHHPAHAEEWNEPGAPARIDALLALLLKSLEAPRKQ; this is encoded by the coding sequence ATGAACGAAGTCGTGGTTTTGACCCCCGAACGGATCCTGGAGGTCACCGAAGACGTTTTGCGCCGCTACGGGCTGGCCAAAGCAACGGTGGTGGATGTTGCCCGTGCGCTCGACGTCAGCCACGGCAGCGTCTACCGCCATTTCCCCAGCAAGGCCTCATTACGCGAGGCGGTGGCCAAGCGCTGGCTCGACCGTCTCAGCGCGCCGCTCCTGAAGATCGCTGAAAGCTCCGGCCCGGCGCCGGCGCGGCTCGATAAGTGGCTGCGCACGATGTTTTCGATCAAGCACAAGCGGCTCGGCGACGACCCCGAGATGTTTGCGACCTACCTGACGCTGGCGCGCGAGGCCTGCAAGGCCGTGAACTGCCACAAGGACTGCCTGGTCGATCAGATTGCCATGATCCTGTCCGATGGCGTGAAGCATGGTGTCTTTCAGGTGGCCGACGTCAAGGCGACGGCACGCGCCATTTTCGACGCCACCAGCCGCTTCCACCATCCTGCGCACGCCGAAGAATGGAACGAGCCGGGTGCCCCGGCGCGAATCGATGCATTGCTCGCGCTGCTGCTCAAGAGCCTGGAAGCGCCGCGCAAGCAGTGA
- a CDS encoding DNA-directed RNA polymerase subunit N codes for MIKAFTAAAMLLVLAPSAALAQRAGDAALGAVAGAVVLGPVGALAGAFVGYTAGPSISRSWGLEGSRSSRHRRHTSRDSVRGARAEAVGPASAGQAERSGRVTSYPVPNPPRSSTKLPPVQTLE; via the coding sequence ATGATCAAGGCCTTCACCGCAGCCGCAATGCTCCTGGTACTCGCGCCCTCAGCCGCGCTCGCGCAGCGCGCAGGCGACGCGGCCCTCGGCGCCGTAGCCGGTGCCGTCGTGCTGGGCCCGGTTGGGGCCCTCGCCGGCGCGTTCGTCGGCTACACGGCCGGGCCTTCGATATCGCGCTCGTGGGGACTGGAAGGCTCGCGCTCGTCGCGGCACCGGAGACATACTTCGAGAGACAGCGTGCGAGGTGCCAGGGCGGAAGCCGTAGGCCCCGCATCCGCCGGTCAGGCCGAACGCAGCGGCCGCGTCACCAGTTATCCCGTGCCGAACCCGCCGCGCTCCAGCACAAAGCTGCCGCCGGTCCAGACTCTCGAGTGA
- a CDS encoding P1 family peptidase, whose amino-acid sequence MNNLLTDISGVRVGHAHDVAAASGVTAILFDSPAVASIDVRGGGPGTREEALLSPESTVEAIDGIALSGGSALGLDAAGGVQAWLAEQGRGFRIRDAVIPIVPGAICFDLLNGGNKAWGRFPPYRDLGYAAASAAADDFALGSVGAGLGATTANFKGGLGSASAQTDGGVTVGALAVVNAVGSVTVGDGPWFWAAPFEKDSEFGGHGLPPSFTPDMLRARLKGAPLATPSQNTTLVVIVTDAVLSKPQARRLAMIAQTGMARAIYPVHAPLDGDVVFAAATGKKPIDPLFGLTELGMVAANTVSRAIARGVHCATALPFAGALPAWKDRFG is encoded by the coding sequence TTGAATAACCTGCTCACCGATATTTCCGGCGTTCGCGTCGGCCACGCCCACGATGTAGCCGCCGCTTCCGGCGTCACCGCGATCCTGTTCGACTCGCCCGCCGTGGCCTCGATCGACGTGCGCGGCGGCGGCCCTGGCACCCGCGAGGAAGCGCTGCTCAGCCCTGAAAGCACCGTCGAGGCGATCGACGGCATCGCGCTTTCCGGCGGCTCGGCGCTCGGACTGGATGCCGCCGGCGGCGTCCAGGCCTGGCTTGCCGAACAGGGGCGCGGTTTTCGAATCCGTGACGCGGTCATCCCGATCGTTCCGGGAGCGATCTGCTTCGATCTGCTCAACGGCGGCAACAAGGCATGGGGACGCTTTCCCCCCTATCGCGATCTCGGCTACGCCGCGGCCAGTGCGGCGGCTGACGATTTCGCGCTCGGCAGCGTCGGCGCCGGCCTCGGCGCGACCACTGCCAATTTCAAGGGCGGCCTCGGCTCCGCTTCGGCACAGACCGACGGCGGCGTGACCGTCGGCGCGCTCGCGGTGGTCAATGCGGTGGGCAGCGTGACCGTCGGCGACGGCCCGTGGTTCTGGGCGGCGCCGTTCGAGAAGGACAGCGAGTTTGGCGGGCACGGACTGCCGCCCTCGTTCACGCCTGATATGCTGAGAGCCCGCCTCAAGGGCGCGCCGTTAGCGACTCCGTCGCAGAACACCACGCTGGTGGTCATCGTCACCGATGCGGTGCTGTCCAAACCGCAGGCCAGGCGGCTCGCGATGATTGCGCAAACCGGCATGGCGCGCGCCATCTATCCCGTGCATGCGCCGCTGGACGGCGACGTGGTGTTTGCCGCCGCGACCGGCAAGAAGCCGATCGATCCGCTGTTCGGCCTCACCGAACTCGGCATGGTAGCCGCCAACACGGTTTCGCGCGCGATCGCGCGCGGCGTGCATTGTGCGACCGCACTGCCCTTTGCCGGCGCATTACCTGCCTGGAAAGATCGCTTCGGCTAG
- a CDS encoding response regulator, with translation MPRVLVVDDQADVRTMISIVLRIHRFEIVEADSAASALKLFEDTSFDLAIVDIFLQGTNGSDLIAAMRARVPGLPVVAISGMTALDFLSEAPELSDVICLQKPFRPPDLMCAIETAMGPARPQGGAVAGAAL, from the coding sequence ATGCCCCGCGTGCTTGTTGTTGACGATCAGGCCGACGTCCGTACGATGATTTCCATCGTGCTGCGCATCCATCGTTTCGAAATCGTCGAGGCAGACAGCGCTGCATCCGCACTGAAGCTGTTCGAAGATACGAGCTTCGACCTTGCGATCGTTGACATCTTTCTGCAGGGCACCAACGGCTCCGATCTGATTGCAGCGATGCGCGCCCGCGTGCCGGGTCTGCCCGTCGTTGCGATTTCGGGCATGACCGCGCTGGACTTTCTGTCCGAAGCGCCAGAACTTTCCGACGTCATTTGTCTGCAGAAGCCGTTTCGTCCGCCGGATTTGATGTGTGCGATCGAAACGGCGATGGGACCGGCCCGGCCGCAAGGCGGTGCTGTAGCAGGGGCAGCGCTTTAG
- a CDS encoding response regulator — MSKRVLVVEDQEDNRQILRDLLASVGYEMIEAHDGEGALIAARTQSPDLILMDIQLPILDGYEATRRIKAQSDLRHIPIVVVTSYALSGDEEKARAAGCDAYVAKPYSARKLLETINRYLT; from the coding sequence ATGAGCAAGCGCGTACTGGTGGTCGAAGATCAGGAGGACAATCGGCAGATTCTGCGCGATCTGCTCGCAAGCGTAGGTTACGAAATGATCGAGGCGCATGACGGCGAAGGAGCGCTCATAGCAGCGCGCACCCAAAGTCCCGACCTGATCTTGATGGATATCCAACTGCCCATTCTTGACGGATACGAGGCGACACGGCGCATAAAAGCACAATCAGATCTCCGCCATATTCCAATCGTCGTCGTCACCTCCTATGCGCTTAGCGGCGACGAAGAAAAGGCGCGTGCGGCGGGCTGCGATGCCTACGTTGCCAAGCCCTACAGCGCACGAAAGCTACTGGAGACGATCAATCGATACCTGACATAG
- a CDS encoding ATP-binding protein, producing the protein MKNGLLGFELRPSLRTKLLIAFFVIETLLVSVGVIGLLALREADQRANQVVGLRQKIEAYRQMQHGTLRQLYGVSTALAFPNETTLAGALRQINQFGYDLDRVSFVAKDEVALLNQVREEYARFIAVVSHIVDLIRNGRAAEAKQSELVELGPLADKLERLTNQLVNRAEADMVAGLDASRQTYIKSQILVAAVALASFVLTLVLGHAISRSVIDPVRIIHDGLNRIAAGNFAERIEVPNRDELGELAAHVNSACEELHQLYERLAEASRHKSQFLANMSHELRTPLNAILGFSELLLDGIYGDLPERMRSAVERIQRNGKHLLGLINDVLDLSKIEAGQLRLSLADYSVEELVSGVYVSVESLAAEKQLGLRVSVPPGLPPARGDERRLAQALFNLVGNAIKFTDAGEVRIEVEANGDSYKFSIQDTGPGIDEADQAKIFQEFQQVDNSITKTKGGAGLGLAIVKRIVEMHGGRIWVESRPGHGARFSFLVPARLEQQATQT; encoded by the coding sequence GTGAAGAACGGTCTCCTCGGCTTCGAATTACGCCCCTCGCTGCGCACGAAATTGCTGATAGCCTTCTTCGTAATCGAGACGCTCTTGGTCTCGGTTGGGGTAATCGGCCTTCTTGCGCTGCGCGAAGCCGACCAGCGGGCGAACCAAGTCGTTGGCCTGCGGCAAAAGATCGAGGCATATCGGCAGATGCAGCACGGCACGCTTCGACAGCTTTATGGCGTATCCACAGCTCTCGCCTTTCCGAACGAAACGACATTGGCAGGTGCGCTGCGGCAGATCAACCAGTTCGGGTACGACCTTGACCGTGTTTCGTTCGTCGCAAAGGACGAGGTTGCGCTGCTCAACCAAGTGCGCGAAGAATATGCGCGTTTCATTGCTGTAGTCTCACATATTGTGGATCTCATCCGCAATGGTCGCGCGGCCGAGGCCAAACAGAGCGAGCTGGTGGAGCTCGGGCCGCTCGCGGACAAGCTCGAACGACTAACCAATCAATTGGTCAACCGGGCCGAAGCGGACATGGTCGCCGGTCTGGACGCCAGCCGGCAAACCTATATCAAATCTCAAATACTTGTCGCCGCTGTCGCGCTCGCAAGCTTCGTGCTTACGCTGGTCTTGGGACATGCGATCTCGCGATCGGTAATCGACCCAGTCCGCATTATCCACGACGGCCTAAATCGAATAGCGGCCGGCAATTTCGCCGAGCGCATCGAGGTTCCCAATCGAGACGAACTTGGAGAACTTGCGGCGCACGTCAATTCGGCCTGCGAAGAGCTCCATCAGCTCTACGAACGCCTTGCAGAGGCGAGCCGTCACAAATCGCAGTTCCTGGCAAACATGAGTCACGAATTGCGAACGCCACTGAACGCGATACTCGGCTTTTCAGAGCTCCTGCTGGACGGCATCTACGGCGATCTTCCAGAAAGAATGCGATCAGCCGTCGAACGCATCCAACGGAACGGCAAACATCTGCTCGGGCTCATCAACGATGTCCTTGATCTCTCCAAGATCGAAGCCGGACAGCTTCGACTTTCTCTGGCCGACTATTCCGTAGAGGAATTGGTTAGCGGCGTTTATGTATCCGTCGAATCCCTCGCCGCCGAAAAGCAATTGGGTTTGAGAGTTTCCGTTCCCCCTGGTCTGCCGCCGGCGCGAGGAGACGAACGCAGGCTCGCTCAGGCCCTGTTCAATCTTGTTGGTAACGCGATCAAATTCACCGATGCGGGAGAGGTTCGGATCGAAGTGGAGGCGAACGGGGATTCCTACAAATTTTCCATCCAAGATACAGGACCGGGCATCGACGAAGCCGATCAAGCAAAAATCTTCCAAGAATTCCAGCAAGTGGACAACTCGATCACCAAGACGAAGGGAGGCGCTGGATTGGGCCTCGCCATCGTAAAGCGAATTGTGGAGATGCATGGTGGACGAATCTGGGTAGAATCCCGCCCCGGTCATGGCGCGAGATTTTCGTTTCTGGTGCCGGCCCGACTTGAGCAACAGGCGACGCAGACATGA
- the rpe gene encoding ribulose-phosphate 3-epimerase, producing MSQQFAARPLVIAPSILAADFAKLGEEVRAVDAAGADWIHLDVMDGHFVPNISYGPDVIKAMRPHTKKIFDAHLMISPCDPYLEAFAKAGCDHITVHAEAGPHLHRSLQAIRALGKKAGVSLNPGTPASAIEYVIDLIDLVLVMSVNPGFGGQAFIKSALGKVSDIRAMTAGRPIDIEVDGGVAPEVAGQLAAAGANALVAGSAVFKGGTMEAYKANISAIRNAAALARGEAV from the coding sequence ATGTCCCAGCAATTTGCGGCGCGTCCCCTCGTCATCGCACCGTCGATTTTGGCGGCGGATTTCGCCAAGCTCGGCGAGGAAGTCCGCGCCGTGGACGCGGCGGGCGCCGACTGGATCCATCTCGACGTGATGGACGGGCATTTCGTCCCGAACATTTCCTACGGCCCCGATGTCATCAAGGCGATGCGCCCGCATACGAAGAAGATTTTCGACGCGCATCTGATGATCTCGCCCTGCGACCCCTACCTCGAGGCGTTTGCAAAGGCCGGCTGCGATCACATCACCGTCCACGCCGAAGCCGGACCGCATCTGCATCGCTCGCTGCAGGCGATCCGTGCGCTCGGCAAGAAGGCCGGCGTCTCGCTCAACCCGGGTACGCCGGCGAGCGCGATCGAATATGTCATCGACCTGATCGATCTGGTGCTGGTCATGTCGGTCAATCCCGGCTTTGGCGGCCAGGCATTCATCAAATCCGCGCTCGGCAAGGTCAGCGACATCAGGGCGATGACCGCGGGACGTCCGATCGACATCGAGGTTGATGGCGGCGTCGCGCCTGAGGTCGCCGGACAATTGGCCGCTGCCGGCGCGAATGCGCTGGTCGCGGGCTCCGCGGTGTTCAAGGGTGGCACCATGGAAGCCTACAAGGCCAACATATCCGCGATCCGCAACGCAGCGGCGCTGGCGCGCGGCGAAGCGGTCTAG
- a CDS encoding HWE histidine kinase domain-containing protein, producing the protein MDQEKVNILLVDDQPAKLLAYEVILKELGENLVKASSGREALEFLLKNDVAIILVDVCMPELDGFELAAMIREHPRFQKTAMIFISAIQVSDIDRLRGYEMGAVDYVPVPVVPEVLRAKIKVFAELYRKTRQLERLNVELEDRVRARTAELEESHARLLESEQRRSLAIAAGKMGSWDWDWVNGDFMWDEGQYQILGVDPATFELTPANIQALIHPDDVHELHEAWASFARGAKSYEAEFRIIRPNGEVRWCAGTAAASTDKGGRVIRVSGVTVDITERKQAEERQSLLAREVDHRAKNALALAQSIVRLTRGDNVKSYVRSVEGRINALARVHTVLSLSSWQGAEIRKLIDEELAPYSTGDQIDLSGPEIHLEPATAQTVALALHELVTNSAKYGALSALSGRLSVSWEDQAGLLKILWAETGGPHVEKPVSRGFGTRSVIASIESQLGGRAEFDWRPEGLVCRLSVPLSQRQFAVDPVSLIEAAVDNNGLRRAER; encoded by the coding sequence ATGGATCAAGAGAAGGTAAACATTCTTCTGGTTGACGATCAGCCGGCGAAGCTGCTCGCCTACGAGGTCATCCTGAAAGAACTCGGCGAGAACCTGGTCAAGGCCTCGTCCGGGCGTGAAGCGCTCGAGTTCCTGCTCAAGAACGATGTTGCCATCATCCTGGTCGACGTCTGCATGCCGGAACTCGACGGGTTCGAGCTCGCCGCCATGATCCGCGAACATCCCCGCTTCCAGAAGACGGCGATGATCTTTATCTCCGCGATCCAGGTCAGCGATATCGACCGGCTGCGCGGCTACGAGATGGGCGCGGTCGACTACGTTCCGGTGCCTGTCGTGCCGGAAGTGTTGCGCGCCAAGATCAAGGTGTTCGCGGAGCTCTATCGCAAAACGCGCCAACTCGAACGGCTCAACGTCGAACTGGAGGACCGGGTTCGCGCTCGCACCGCAGAACTCGAGGAGTCGCACGCCAGGCTTCTGGAAAGCGAGCAGCGCCGCAGCCTGGCGATCGCGGCCGGAAAGATGGGCTCATGGGACTGGGACTGGGTCAATGGCGACTTCATGTGGGACGAGGGCCAGTATCAGATCCTCGGTGTCGATCCCGCCACGTTCGAACTGACGCCAGCCAACATCCAGGCGCTGATTCACCCCGACGACGTTCATGAATTGCACGAGGCGTGGGCCAGCTTCGCCCGGGGCGCAAAATCATATGAAGCGGAATTCCGCATCATCCGGCCGAATGGCGAGGTGCGCTGGTGCGCGGGAACGGCGGCGGCAAGCACCGACAAGGGTGGCCGCGTCATCCGCGTCAGCGGTGTCACCGTCGACATTACCGAACGCAAGCAGGCCGAGGAGCGGCAAAGCCTGCTGGCGCGGGAAGTCGATCACCGCGCCAAGAACGCGCTGGCGCTCGCGCAATCCATTGTCCGATTGACGCGCGGCGACAATGTGAAGAGCTACGTCCGTTCCGTCGAAGGACGCATCAATGCGCTTGCGCGTGTGCACACCGTACTCTCGCTCTCGAGCTGGCAAGGCGCCGAAATACGCAAACTGATCGATGAGGAGCTGGCGCCCTACTCCACCGGCGACCAGATCGACTTGTCCGGCCCGGAGATCCATCTCGAGCCGGCGACGGCTCAGACGGTTGCACTGGCCCTGCACGAACTCGTCACCAATTCGGCGAAGTACGGCGCGCTGTCTGCGCTGTCGGGCCGGCTGTCGGTGAGTTGGGAAGACCAGGCGGGCCTTCTCAAGATCCTATGGGCGGAGACCGGTGGGCCACATGTCGAGAAACCGGTGTCACGAGGGTTCGGAACCAGAAGCGTCATCGCCAGCATCGAGTCGCAGCTTGGTGGCCGGGCGGAATTCGACTGGCGCCCGGAAGGACTCGTTTGCCGCCTGTCGGTGCCGTTGTCGCAACGGCAGTTTGCCGTCGATCCGGTTTCGCTCATCGAGGCTGCTGTAGATAACAATGGCCTGCGGCGCGCCGAGCGGTAA
- a CDS encoding EF-hand domain-containing protein has protein sequence MSALLDAQSQSSTGSTTASKSRHNALKDLFGQIDGDGDGKISKTEFEEALGAGGTNLAQADSVFGKLDQDGDGSVSLKELASALRPNNGHHRDRDEASNSDGSASDPVSQARQGATTTSVTNSDGSVTTSLTYADGSKVTMTSPASGSSSSAATSSYNFIERMIQREAKAISSAATASLSVSA, from the coding sequence ATGAGCGCGCTGCTTGACGCGCAAAGCCAGTCTTCGACGGGATCGACCACAGCTTCCAAGAGCCGCCACAACGCGCTGAAGGATCTGTTCGGCCAGATCGATGGCGACGGCGACGGCAAGATCAGCAAGACGGAATTCGAAGAGGCGCTTGGCGCCGGCGGCACCAATCTTGCGCAGGCCGACAGCGTGTTCGGCAAGCTCGACCAAGACGGCGACGGCTCGGTCAGTCTCAAGGAACTGGCGTCGGCGCTCCGGCCCAACAACGGCCATCATCGCGATCGCGATGAGGCGAGCAATAGCGACGGATCAGCTTCCGATCCAGTCTCGCAGGCACGGCAGGGCGCTACCACCACGTCAGTCACCAACAGCGACGGTTCGGTAACGACATCGCTGACCTATGCGGACGGCTCGAAGGTGACGATGACGTCCCCGGCCTCCGGAAGCTCGTCCAGCGCGGCAACCTCGTCCTATAATTTCATCGAGCGGATGATCCAGCGCGAGGCCAAGGCGATTTCATCCGCCGCCACCGCATCGCTCTCGGTCAGCGCCTGA
- a CDS encoding response regulator has protein sequence MDDNETNRCLLTARLGAEGYETMEAENGERALAVVGEVAPDVVLLDVMMPKIDGFEVCRRLKVNNTLGFVPIIMVTARTDSKDVVTGLNAGADEYLTKPIDHAALVARVRSMLRIKELHDRVEAQAVELAAWNRMLEQRVAEQVVQIERVSRLKRFLSPQIAELILSSSTYELLASHRRQVAIVFGDLRGFTAFSEIAEPEEVMAVMREYHATLGSLVHEFEGTLERFLGDGIMVIFGDPIPFPDPCERAVQMAVAMRSRLLELSKKWRRERHELGFGVGIAYGYATLGAIGFEGRSEYSAIGTVVNLAARLCAEARDGQILVDSKVHEALGERATAEPVGELTLKGLRRPIAAYNVIAMT, from the coding sequence GTGGATGACAACGAAACGAATCGCTGCCTCCTTACCGCGCGGCTCGGTGCCGAGGGTTATGAGACCATGGAGGCTGAAAACGGCGAGAGGGCGCTCGCAGTCGTGGGTGAAGTCGCGCCGGACGTTGTCCTGCTCGACGTCATGATGCCGAAAATCGATGGCTTTGAGGTCTGCCGGCGACTGAAGGTCAACAATACGCTTGGATTTGTTCCAATCATTATGGTTACGGCGCGGACCGATTCAAAGGATGTCGTCACGGGACTTAACGCGGGCGCCGACGAATATCTGACCAAGCCGATCGACCATGCGGCCCTGGTGGCGCGTGTGCGCTCTATGCTCCGCATCAAGGAATTGCATGATCGAGTTGAAGCCCAGGCAGTCGAACTCGCTGCGTGGAATAGAATGCTTGAGCAACGCGTTGCGGAGCAAGTTGTACAAATTGAACGGGTTAGCCGCCTAAAGCGTTTTCTTTCGCCGCAGATAGCAGAATTGATTCTTTCTTCCTCGACATACGAGCTCTTGGCGAGCCACCGCAGACAGGTGGCGATAGTCTTCGGTGACCTAAGAGGTTTCACCGCCTTCTCCGAGATCGCCGAGCCCGAGGAGGTGATGGCGGTGATGCGGGAATATCATGCAACCTTAGGCTCCCTCGTCCACGAGTTCGAAGGTACGTTGGAGAGATTCCTGGGCGACGGAATCATGGTGATTTTCGGCGATCCGATTCCTTTTCCAGATCCGTGCGAGCGAGCTGTCCAGATGGCGGTCGCGATGCGAAGCCGGCTATTGGAACTATCGAAGAAGTGGCGGCGTGAACGACACGAACTCGGTTTTGGTGTCGGCATTGCATATGGATATGCGACGCTCGGCGCTATTGGTTTCGAGGGCCGCTCCGAATATAGCGCGATCGGGACAGTAGTAAATCTCGCTGCCCGTCTTTGCGCGGAGGCGCGCGACGGTCAGATTTTGGTCGATAGCAAAGTGCATGAGGCGCTAGGCGAGAGGGCGACTGCGGAGCCCGTAGGTGAATTGACGCTCAAAGGTTTGCGTCGTCCCATAGCGGCGTACAACGTGATAGCGATGACTTGA